A portion of the Roseovarius sp. SCSIO 43702 genome contains these proteins:
- a CDS encoding TetR/AcrR family transcriptional regulator: MARTQGSYSDITGPRVRAAARHLFARHGFAAVSMRRIAGEVGVQAGALYNYTPDKQSLLYEIMQEHMEDLLTAREALPAMPDAAAALEQFTRFHIRFHSGRPEEVFIAYMELRNLTPENFARIEEMRRTYEGQLEAILRQGVAEGAFRVAEPKVATMALIAMMTGVNTWFREEGRLSLGEVEEIYWDMVRRAVAA; this comes from the coding sequence ATGGCACGGACCCAGGGCTCGTATTCCGACATTACCGGACCGCGCGTGCGCGCGGCCGCGCGACATCTGTTCGCGCGACACGGATTCGCGGCGGTGTCGATGCGGCGCATCGCGGGCGAGGTCGGTGTGCAGGCCGGCGCACTTTACAATTACACGCCCGACAAGCAGAGCCTCCTCTACGAGATTATGCAGGAACATATGGAGGATCTGTTAACGGCGCGTGAGGCCCTGCCGGCCATGCCGGATGCGGCCGCCGCGCTGGAGCAGTTCACGCGGTTTCACATCCGCTTTCACTCGGGCCGCCCCGAGGAGGTGTTCATCGCCTACATGGAACTGCGCAACCTGACCCCCGAGAATTTCGCGCGTATCGAGGAGATGCGACGGACCTACGAGGGTCAGCTCGAAGCCATCCTGCGGCAGGGCGTGGCGGAGGGGGCGTTCCGTGTCGCGGAGCCCAAGGTCGCGACCATGGCACTCATCGCGATGATGACGGGCGTGAACACCTGGTTTCGCGAGGAGGGGCGGCTGAGCCTCGGCGAGGTCGAGGAGATCTACTGGGACATGGTGCGCCGCGCCGTGGCGGCGTGA
- a CDS encoding homoserine dehydrogenase produces the protein MSQPLRLGIAGLGTVGAGVVKIVRQKANLLAARAGRPVEITAVCARSRDKDRGVNLSHYAWEDDPVTLARRDDVDVFVELMGGSDGPAKAATEAAIAAGKDVVTANKALLAHHGHALALAAEDAGSVIRFEAAVAGGIPVIKALTEGLAGNEITRVMGVMNGTCNYILTRMQSAGLPYAEVFEEANQLGYLEADPTLDVGGIDAGHKLALLASIAFGTQVDFDAVELEGIEQITIGDIHHAADLGFRIKLLGVCQMTGRGLEQRMSPCLVPAESPLGQLEGGTNMCVLEGDSVEQIVLRGPGAGEGPTASAVMGDVMDIARGLRIPTFGIPASSLAQAKPAKAVTPAAYYLRLTLEDKPGALAKVATALGEAGVSINRMRQVRHDKTTAPVLIVTHKTTRAALDDALAQMAGFDVIAEPPVALRIEMV, from the coding sequence ATGAGCCAGCCTTTGCGCCTCGGGATCGCCGGATTGGGCACGGTCGGCGCCGGCGTCGTCAAGATCGTGCGGCAGAAGGCCAACCTCCTTGCCGCCCGCGCCGGCCGCCCGGTCGAGATCACCGCCGTCTGCGCCCGCTCGCGCGACAAGGACCGTGGCGTGAACCTCTCGCACTACGCGTGGGAGGACGATCCCGTCACCCTCGCCCGCCGCGACGACGTGGACGTTTTCGTCGAGCTCATGGGCGGCAGCGACGGCCCCGCCAAGGCGGCGACCGAGGCGGCCATCGCCGCCGGCAAGGACGTGGTCACTGCGAACAAGGCGCTTCTCGCCCATCACGGCCATGCCCTCGCCCTCGCCGCCGAGGACGCAGGCTCGGTCATCCGCTTCGAGGCCGCCGTCGCGGGCGGCATCCCCGTCATCAAGGCCCTGACCGAAGGCCTCGCGGGCAACGAGATCACGCGCGTCATGGGTGTGATGAACGGCACCTGCAACTACATCCTCACCCGCATGCAATCGGCCGGCCTGCCCTATGCCGAGGTTTTCGAGGAGGCCAACCAGCTGGGCTATCTCGAGGCCGATCCGACCCTCGACGTAGGCGGCATCGACGCGGGCCACAAGCTCGCGCTCCTGGCCTCGATCGCCTTCGGCACGCAGGTCGATTTCGACGCGGTCGAGCTCGAGGGGATCGAACAGATCACCATCGGCGACATCCATCACGCCGCCGACCTGGGCTTCCGGATCAAGCTGCTCGGGGTCTGCCAGATGACCGGCCGCGGGCTCGAGCAACGCATGTCACCCTGCCTCGTCCCGGCCGAAAGCCCGCTGGGACAGCTCGAGGGCGGCACCAACATGTGCGTGCTCGAAGGCGACTCCGTCGAGCAGATCGTCCTGCGTGGCCCCGGCGCCGGCGAGGGCCCGACGGCCAGCGCCGTCATGGGCGACGTCATGGATATCGCGCGCGGGTTGCGCATCCCCACCTTCGGCATCCCGGCCTCGAGTCTCGCGCAGGCGAAACCCGCCAAGGCCGTGACACCCGCCGCCTACTACCTGCGCCTCACGCTCGAGGACAAGCCCGGCGCGCTCGCCAAGGTGGCGACCGCCCTGGGCGAGGCGGGCGTGTCGATCAACCGGATGCGGCAGGTGCGCCATGACAAGACCACGGCCCCCGTGCTCATCGTGACCCACAAGACCACCCGCGCCGCCCTCGACGACGCGCTGGCCCAAATGGCGGGCTTCGACGTCATCGCGGAACCGCCGGTGGCGCTGCGGATCGAGATGGTCTGA